In a single window of the Paenibacillus sp. MMS20-IR301 genome:
- a CDS encoding fumarylacetoacetate hydrolase family protein, with protein sequence MGGTVNNVYCVGRNYVLHAEELGNEVPAEPLIFLKPSHAAVALDKAVIELPKDAGMIHYEGELVLRIARDYVPGMTVDELVDVMALGLDFTLRDIQSDLKKKGLPWTPAKGFRNAAPLTPYIAFPEQEELEATDFTVRKNGVEVQRGNVQNMIFPLQKIIDFIASRYGLGKDDIIFTGTPAGVGPVVPGDSFELFWGDKLLGTCLIG encoded by the coding sequence ATGGGTGGAACAGTGAACAACGTATACTGTGTGGGACGCAATTATGTATTACATGCCGAGGAGCTGGGCAACGAGGTTCCGGCAGAGCCGCTGATTTTCCTGAAGCCTTCACATGCTGCGGTAGCGCTGGACAAGGCGGTCATTGAGCTGCCCAAAGATGCCGGAATGATTCACTATGAAGGTGAGCTGGTGCTGCGGATTGCCCGTGACTACGTGCCTGGAATGACCGTCGATGAGCTGGTGGATGTAATGGCGCTTGGGCTTGATTTTACGCTCCGTGACATTCAAAGCGATCTGAAGAAGAAGGGCCTGCCGTGGACACCGGCTAAGGGCTTCAGGAATGCGGCTCCGCTCACGCCATATATTGCTTTTCCTGAGCAGGAAGAGCTTGAGGCTACGGATTTCACGGTGCGCAAGAACGGGGTAGAGGTGCAGCGCGGGAACGTGCAGAACATGATTTTTCCGCTGCAGAAAATTATCGATTTCATCGCTTCCCGCTACGGGCTCGGTAAAGATGATATTATCTTCACCGGTACTCCTGCAGGTGTAGGGCCGGTTGTTCCGGGTGATTCGTTCGAGCTGTTCTGGGGCGATAAGCTACTGGGCACCTGCCTGATCGGGTAA
- a CDS encoding class I SAM-dependent methyltransferase, with protein sequence MDINSSRIEYNGGFYEEIGDFIKGNYLNYGFAKGTVQEVEFLIEEMNLQPDARVLDIGCGPGRHSLELARRGIQTVGVDISTEFIKYANGAALSEGLKAEFLAADARELAFTGEFDGAICLCEGAFGLAGSEENHRKVLRGVQQALRPGSLFILTVINALNVARKINDESLFDAYTCTKADKEMILSPEGESKEVTIYTTAFTYRELAMLLESEGFGVEAAYGCTAGHFGANPLKVDSMEIMIVARCK encoded by the coding sequence ATGGATATTAATAGTTCCAGAATTGAGTATAACGGTGGCTTCTACGAAGAGATTGGTGATTTCATTAAAGGTAATTACTTAAATTATGGATTTGCCAAGGGAACAGTCCAGGAAGTTGAATTCCTGATTGAAGAGATGAATCTGCAGCCGGATGCACGGGTTCTGGATATTGGCTGTGGACCGGGCCGGCACAGCCTGGAGCTAGCCCGTCGTGGAATTCAAACAGTCGGTGTTGATATTTCTACGGAATTTATTAAATATGCGAACGGAGCAGCTCTGAGTGAAGGGCTGAAGGCAGAATTCCTGGCAGCAGATGCCCGTGAACTCGCCTTTACCGGGGAGTTTGACGGAGCGATTTGCCTTTGTGAAGGCGCATTTGGTTTAGCCGGCAGTGAGGAGAACCACCGGAAGGTCCTACGTGGCGTGCAACAAGCCCTGCGGCCCGGATCTTTATTTATTCTCACCGTGATTAATGCCCTTAACGTGGCACGTAAAATTAATGATGAATCGCTATTCGATGCTTATACTTGTACAAAAGCCGATAAAGAAATGATTCTCAGCCCGGAGGGTGAATCCAAAGAGGTAACTATCTACACTACAGCTTTTACGTACAGAGAATTAGCAATGCTGCTTGAAAGTGAAGGCTTCGGGGTGGAGGCAGCATACGGCTGCACCGCAGGACATTTTGGAGCGAATCCCTTAAAGGTCGACAGCATGGAGATTATGATCGTTGCACGCTGTAAATAA
- the hemG gene encoding protoporphyrinogen oxidase — MSGSARRVVIIGGGLSGLSAAFYVRKYYREAGIQPEIVLIEKNKCLGGKIETLHRDGFVIEKGPDSFLARKTAMSDLARELELDHELVTTNPNAKKTYILQRGKLHPMPAGLVLGIPTELKPFLKSGLVTFGGKMRALMDFVLPPRRSPEDESLGDLIERRLGTEVLENMTEPLLAGIYAGDMRKISLQATFPQFGEVERQYGSLIRGMTTGRKPAETHTGTKKSAFLTFRQGLQSLVHALIHDLQDVEQRTGTGAVSIKQCAEPSGSHRYEVELDNGEVLAADDVFVTVQNFAAAGLLRPHVDVSALEAVNYVSVANVVMAFTKKDINTEYDGSGFLVPRKEGRNITACTWTSTKWLHTSPDDKVLLRCYVGRSGDEQNVELPDAALAELVRNDLKEIMGITAEPLFTEITRLKNSMPQYPVGHPGRIAGLRSELARKLPGVYAFGAGYDGIGMPDCIKQAKLTAEHAAAELKQLPEPAAVTV; from the coding sequence ATGAGCGGGTCTGCCCGCAGAGTGGTCATTATCGGCGGAGGCCTCAGCGGCCTCAGCGCCGCTTTTTATGTCCGCAAGTATTACCGTGAAGCCGGGATTCAGCCCGAGATTGTACTGATTGAGAAGAATAAGTGTCTTGGCGGAAAGATAGAGACGCTGCACCGGGATGGCTTCGTCATCGAGAAGGGCCCGGATTCCTTCCTGGCCCGCAAGACGGCGATGAGCGATCTGGCCCGTGAGCTGGAGCTGGATCATGAGCTGGTGACGACCAATCCGAATGCCAAGAAGACCTACATATTGCAGCGCGGTAAGCTTCATCCGATGCCTGCCGGTCTCGTTCTGGGAATTCCGACAGAGCTGAAGCCGTTCCTGAAGAGCGGGCTGGTCACTTTCGGCGGGAAAATGCGGGCGCTGATGGATTTCGTGCTCCCGCCGCGCCGCAGCCCCGAGGATGAATCGCTGGGGGATCTGATTGAGCGGCGCCTTGGGACAGAGGTGCTGGAGAATATGACTGAGCCGCTGCTTGCCGGCATTTATGCCGGGGATATGCGCAAAATCAGCCTGCAGGCGACCTTCCCGCAGTTCGGCGAAGTGGAGCGCCAGTACGGCAGTCTGATCCGCGGGATGACAACCGGCAGGAAGCCGGCTGAGACCCACACCGGCACGAAGAAGAGTGCCTTCCTGACCTTCCGCCAGGGGCTGCAGAGCCTGGTGCATGCTTTGATCCATGATCTGCAGGATGTAGAGCAGCGGACGGGAACCGGTGCCGTCTCCATTAAGCAGTGTGCTGAGCCTTCAGGCAGCCACCGTTATGAGGTGGAGCTGGATAACGGTGAAGTGCTGGCAGCCGATGATGTATTCGTCACGGTGCAGAATTTCGCCGCAGCCGGGCTGCTCCGCCCCCATGTCGATGTCTCTGCACTGGAGGCAGTGAATTATGTATCGGTGGCGAACGTGGTTATGGCCTTCACGAAGAAGGATATCAATACCGAATATGACGGTTCAGGCTTCCTTGTTCCCCGTAAGGAAGGCCGGAATATTACAGCCTGCACCTGGACCTCGACGAAATGGCTGCATACGAGCCCGGATGACAAGGTGCTGCTGCGCTGTTATGTCGGGCGTTCAGGCGATGAGCAGAATGTAGAGCTGCCGGATGCAGCACTTGCTGAGCTGGTACGCAACGATCTGAAGGAGATCATGGGGATTACTGCAGAGCCGCTGTTCACAGAGATTACCCGGCTGAAGAATTCGATGCCGCAATACCCGGTCGGCCACCCCGGGCGGATTGCCGGCCTGCGCAGTGAGCTGGCCCGGAAGCTGCCGGGTGTGTACGCATTTGGTGCAGGCTATGACGGCATCGGGATGCCGGACTGCATCAAGCAGGCGAAGCTAACGGCCGAGCATGCCGCAGCAGAGCTGAAGCAGCTGCCTGAACCGGCAGCTGTCACGGTATAA
- a CDS encoding glycerophosphodiester phosphodiesterase family protein codes for MNNPCVAHRGFSGKAPENTLAAVRMAIALPFVSWMEIDVQLTKDGVPVVIHDFSLDRTTNGHGKVKNMDFEHMRRLDAGSWKGRAFRGEKVPSLEEVLNLAAGRLRLNIELKTSGDMYPGLEKAVIDLVNSKGMREEVVLTSFDAGVLQRIKELDPRIHTGLIYDSRYGDPARKLHELGCSLLSISFDRLSPVLAKSLADKGVKIMAWTVNKGKEMRRLSAMHSEIMICTNRPDIWGELFLQG; via the coding sequence ATGAATAACCCTTGTGTAGCCCACCGGGGATTTTCCGGCAAAGCACCCGAGAATACGCTGGCTGCTGTCCGGATGGCGATTGCCCTGCCCTTTGTGAGCTGGATGGAGATTGATGTTCAGCTGACGAAGGACGGCGTGCCTGTAGTCATCCATGATTTTTCACTGGACCGTACAACCAACGGGCACGGCAAGGTGAAGAATATGGACTTTGAGCACATGCGGCGCCTGGATGCAGGGAGCTGGAAGGGGCGTGCTTTTCGCGGAGAAAAGGTGCCCTCTCTGGAAGAGGTCTTAAATCTGGCTGCGGGCAGACTCCGGCTCAACATTGAGCTGAAGACGAGCGGGGATATGTACCCCGGCCTGGAGAAGGCGGTCATTGATCTTGTGAACAGCAAGGGGATGCGTGAAGAAGTGGTGCTGACATCCTTCGACGCCGGAGTGCTGCAGCGGATTAAGGAACTGGACCCGCGAATACACACTGGGCTGATCTATGATTCCAGATACGGTGATCCGGCCCGGAAGCTGCACGAGCTGGGTTGCTCCCTGTTGTCCATCAGCTTCGACCGGCTCAGCCCGGTTCTGGCAAAGTCACTTGCTGATAAAGGCGTGAAGATCATGGCCTGGACAGTGAACAAAGGCAAGGAGATGCGCCGCCTGTCAGCAATGCATTCGGAGATTATGATCTGTACGAACCGCCCGGATATCTGGGGTGAGCTTTTTTTGCAGGGCTGA
- a CDS encoding CapA family protein: MYPPRSRKQQGKKKNKRRRRTVWAWINVALLLMITGLLAYSFMDKQEKNSAPPPAAATVRPPSPSPEASAAALPAAEELPTASPQITAEPTPEPTPEPTPAVTPVPEPEPEQPEATPEQEDDSSGSDGTQGTEGNAGGLVAGLPGNSSGGTVKLNFAGDIIFAGKVGELLEKKGYDYSYSALNGMFKQDDLTVANLETPVTTGGVGAANKQFVFKGAPKALDALKSAGVDAVNLANNHTLDQGEEGLLDTLGHLSQRGIPYVGAGKNSKEAYSAQYFERQGIKIALLGFTRVIPESSWMAGASSPGVASVYDSREALKAIKAAKQKADLVVVVVHWGKERIEQYDKTQQELGHSFIDAGADLVMGGHPHVLQGIEPYKGKWIAYSTGNFIFTRSSVPATWETAVFHAECSKQGQCSLKLSPMDAELGQPVPMNAADGQLLLKRVESLSSGLVKIGNDGTVVQTGK, from the coding sequence ATGTATCCGCCGAGATCACGCAAACAACAGGGTAAGAAAAAAAATAAACGCAGGCGCAGAACGGTCTGGGCATGGATTAACGTAGCGCTGCTTCTCATGATTACCGGTCTGCTGGCCTACTCATTTATGGATAAGCAAGAGAAGAATAGTGCGCCGCCGCCAGCAGCTGCTACAGTGCGGCCGCCTTCGCCGTCTCCGGAGGCCTCGGCAGCAGCACTTCCTGCTGCAGAGGAGCTGCCCACAGCCAGTCCGCAGATTACCGCTGAGCCTACGCCCGAGCCTACGCCTGAGCCGACGCCGGCAGTAACACCAGTGCCTGAACCGGAGCCGGAACAGCCTGAGGCGACCCCGGAGCAGGAGGACGATTCCTCCGGGAGTGATGGAACTCAAGGGACAGAAGGTAACGCAGGCGGCCTTGTCGCGGGCCTGCCCGGGAATTCCTCCGGCGGGACAGTGAAGCTGAATTTTGCCGGAGATATTATTTTTGCTGGTAAAGTGGGTGAACTGCTGGAGAAGAAGGGTTATGATTATTCATACAGTGCCCTGAACGGAATGTTCAAGCAGGATGACCTGACTGTGGCCAACTTGGAGACTCCCGTAACTACAGGCGGTGTGGGTGCCGCAAATAAGCAGTTTGTCTTCAAAGGTGCCCCGAAAGCGCTGGATGCGCTGAAGTCCGCCGGAGTGGATGCCGTCAATCTGGCTAATAACCATACGCTGGATCAGGGGGAAGAAGGGCTGCTGGATACCCTGGGCCACTTGAGCCAGCGGGGAATCCCGTATGTAGGGGCAGGGAAGAACAGCAAGGAGGCTTACTCGGCGCAGTATTTCGAGCGGCAGGGCATTAAGATTGCGCTGCTTGGCTTCACCCGGGTTATCCCGGAGAGCAGCTGGATGGCCGGTGCCAGCAGTCCAGGGGTTGCTTCCGTCTATGATAGCAGGGAAGCGCTCAAAGCGATCAAGGCAGCCAAACAAAAGGCAGATCTGGTTGTTGTCGTAGTCCACTGGGGCAAGGAGCGGATCGAGCAGTATGATAAAACCCAGCAGGAGCTGGGACATAGCTTCATCGATGCCGGAGCAGATCTCGTAATGGGCGGGCATCCGCATGTACTGCAGGGAATTGAGCCGTACAAAGGCAAATGGATCGCCTACAGTACAGGCAACTTTATCTTTACGCGCTCGAGCGTTCCGGCAACCTGGGAGACGGCAGTGTTCCATGCGGAATGCAGCAAGCAGGGGCAATGTTCCCTGAAGCTGAGCCCGATGGATGCCGAGCTGGGCCAGCCGGTGCCGATGAATGCGGCAGACGGCCAGCTTTTACTGAAGCGGGTGGAGTCATTATCTTCCGGACTGGTCAAGATCGGCAATGACGGCACTGTTGTTCAAACCGGAAAATAA
- a CDS encoding tetratricopeptide repeat protein, whose protein sequence is MTSALEAAAALRTSGQAEEARILLLQLLDGDHHNAELYYQLAWTHDVLGLEREAVSYYEQSLALGLPDEEQRAGAMLGLGSTYRTLGEYPASQAMLEQGIREFPLRAEFKAFLAMTLHNLGAHAEAMELLLQLLADTSADPGIQSYSKAISFYADKLEERWD, encoded by the coding sequence ATGACATCTGCACTTGAAGCTGCCGCAGCGCTGCGCACCTCCGGTCAAGCGGAGGAAGCAAGGATCTTGCTGCTCCAACTGCTGGACGGGGATCACCACAACGCTGAACTGTACTACCAGCTGGCCTGGACGCATGATGTGCTGGGTCTGGAACGGGAGGCTGTCAGCTATTACGAGCAGAGTCTCGCGCTTGGACTTCCTGATGAGGAACAGAGGGCGGGGGCGATGCTCGGTCTTGGCAGTACGTACAGGACACTCGGGGAGTATCCGGCGTCCCAAGCCATGCTGGAACAGGGCATAAGGGAGTTCCCGCTGCGTGCCGAGTTTAAGGCCTTCCTGGCGATGACCCTGCATAATCTGGGCGCGCATGCAGAAGCGATGGAGCTGCTATTGCAGCTGCTTGCTGATACCTCTGCTGATCCAGGGATACAGAGCTACAGCAAAGCTATCAGCTTTTACGCGGATAAGCTGGAAGAGCGGTGGGATTAG
- a CDS encoding ABC-F family ATP-binding cassette domain-containing protein: MIKAQNLSFSFPQKELYNNISFTLEDNQHCAFIGTSGSGKSTLTDILMDPERYLFEGRLEIEPDCRIGYVSQFSQLDKAAETTVFEYIGEEFIKIQHEIDTILKAMETSTDIEPLLEKYQSALDAFAAMGGDDFESIIHKQLNLANLLKRKDLAVSSLSGGEFKLIQVMKEMLNQPDLLIMDEPDVFLDFENLNALKKLINSHKGILLVVTHNRYLLNHCFNKIIHLENMELQEFDGRYIDYNFFLLQTKIELQELALAEAEEIERNEGIIDNLRAIATYNSEASRGRALKARVKFQERLEARRIKAPFVDIKQPEIRFGTDNEMEDRIVIAVNNYSAAFDELLLNNVSFEIQSGDKVAIIGANGTGKTTLLRDIFRNKQDSIEISTDVKVAYLSQLQDEVLKDSNTILEEFIDAGFAAYDDIRAYLADYGFEGEIFNQKIASLSGGEKNLLQLAKASASKADVLLLDEPTSHLDTYTQSALEKAVQEYKGAILMISHDFYSVVNGMDYVLIIEDKTIRKMSMRKFRKMIYASHFDRDYLETEQKKKAVETEIELALKNSNFELAKGLAAELEALIKLL, encoded by the coding sequence ATGATAAAAGCACAAAACTTATCCTTCTCATTTCCGCAAAAAGAGCTATATAACAACATTTCATTTACACTGGAAGACAATCAGCATTGCGCTTTCATCGGAACAAGCGGCAGCGGTAAAAGCACCCTGACCGATATCCTGATGGACCCGGAACGGTATTTGTTCGAAGGGCGGCTGGAGATCGAACCCGACTGCAGAATCGGATATGTAAGCCAGTTCTCACAGCTGGACAAAGCTGCCGAAACAACCGTTTTTGAATATATCGGAGAAGAATTTATTAAGATTCAACATGAAATAGACACTATCCTCAAGGCAATGGAAACGTCAACCGACATTGAGCCGTTACTAGAAAAGTACCAGTCCGCTTTAGATGCCTTCGCTGCAATGGGCGGGGATGATTTCGAGAGCATCATTCATAAGCAGCTGAATCTGGCCAATCTCCTGAAGCGGAAAGATCTTGCAGTGTCCAGCCTTAGCGGCGGTGAATTCAAGCTGATTCAAGTGATGAAGGAAATGCTTAACCAGCCGGACTTACTCATTATGGACGAGCCCGATGTATTCCTCGATTTCGAGAATCTGAATGCGCTGAAGAAGCTGATTAATTCGCACAAAGGAATTCTGCTCGTGGTTACGCACAACCGTTATCTGCTCAACCATTGCTTCAACAAAATTATTCATCTTGAGAACATGGAGCTGCAGGAGTTTGACGGCCGGTATATCGATTATAATTTCTTCCTGCTTCAAACCAAAATTGAACTGCAGGAGCTCGCACTCGCCGAAGCAGAGGAAATTGAACGGAACGAGGGCATCATTGATAATCTGCGGGCTATCGCCACCTATAATTCAGAAGCCTCCAGAGGGAGAGCGCTGAAAGCCAGAGTTAAATTCCAGGAAAGACTGGAAGCACGCAGAATTAAAGCACCATTCGTTGATATTAAGCAGCCGGAAATCAGATTCGGGACGGATAACGAAATGGAAGACCGCATTGTTATAGCAGTGAATAATTATAGCGCTGCCTTTGACGAGCTGCTGCTTAACAATGTCAGCTTTGAGATTCAGTCTGGTGATAAAGTAGCCATTATCGGGGCAAACGGCACCGGAAAAACAACGCTGCTCCGGGATATTTTCAGAAATAAGCAGGATTCAATTGAGATCAGTACCGATGTTAAGGTGGCTTACTTATCCCAGCTGCAAGACGAGGTGCTGAAGGACTCGAATACCATCCTGGAAGAATTCATTGACGCCGGATTTGCAGCCTATGATGACATAAGAGCGTATCTTGCAGACTATGGCTTCGAAGGAGAAATCTTCAACCAGAAGATAGCCTCATTATCCGGCGGCGAAAAAAACCTGCTGCAATTGGCGAAAGCTTCTGCCAGTAAGGCAGATGTGCTGCTGCTCGATGAGCCGACAAGCCATTTGGATACCTATACCCAAAGCGCGCTGGAGAAAGCGGTCCAGGAGTATAAAGGCGCCATCCTCATGATCTCTCATGACTTCTATTCAGTGGTAAACGGAATGGATTATGTTCTGATCATTGAGGATAAGACCATCCGAAAAATGAGCATGCGCAAATTCCGGAAGATGATTTATGCCAGCCATTTCGACAGAGACTATCTGGAAACGGAGCAAAAGAAAAAAGCGGTTGAAACAGAAATTGAACTGGCCCTAAAAAATAGTAATTTTGAGCTGGCCAAAGGTTTGGCGGCTGAGCTGGAAGCGCTGATTAAGCTGCTGTAA
- a CDS encoding TetR/AcrR family transcriptional regulator — MGSASIHKHAAILDAAYELFGSSGFYETKMSEVAERAGIAKGTVYLYFSSKEELFMAVTRRDCEGFLEQLEGKLSASSVLTDKLSAIAEHHLFYYYERKQHTKLFFRAPNNNPELVAYMAQFMEAYMQAVVKVLLEGGATEPELMAKAYIGMLDRLKMDILFNPDFAEADADKQAKFAASLFIKGALGSLHPAIGDSSTDQ; from the coding sequence GTGGGCAGCGCATCTATACACAAGCATGCGGCCATTCTGGATGCTGCTTATGAGCTTTTCGGTTCAAGCGGGTTCTACGAGACGAAGATGTCAGAAGTGGCAGAGCGGGCAGGAATTGCCAAGGGAACGGTCTATTTATATTTTTCCAGCAAAGAGGAGCTGTTCATGGCTGTCACCCGCCGGGACTGTGAAGGGTTCCTTGAGCAGCTTGAGGGCAAGCTGAGCGCCAGCTCCGTCCTGACGGACAAGCTCTCGGCCATTGCCGAGCATCATCTGTTCTATTATTACGAACGAAAGCAGCATACGAAGCTGTTCTTCCGGGCGCCTAACAATAACCCTGAGCTGGTGGCTTACATGGCACAGTTCATGGAGGCTTACATGCAGGCGGTGGTGAAGGTGCTGCTGGAGGGCGGGGCAACCGAGCCGGAGCTGATGGCAAAGGCCTATATCGGAATGCTGGACCGGCTGAAGATGGATATTTTGTTTAATCCTGATTTTGCGGAGGCAGATGCGGATAAGCAGGCGAAATTTGCGGCCAGCCTGTTCATCAAAGGGGCATTGGGCAGCTTGCATCCGGCCATTGGAGATTCGTCCACAGATCAATAA
- a CDS encoding ABC-F family ATP-binding cassette domain-containing protein, whose translation MNIMTVEHLSKSYGEKILFRDASFGMDDRDKIGVIGVNGTGKSTFLKIIAGLDTPDEGNIAIGNDVRVQYLAQNPPYEPGNTVLQQVFAGDDPELATMREYMEVMALLEQNPGDTGLEGRLVRIGQAIDAAGTWQLESEAKTVLTKLGITSFEAKMESLSGGQRKRVALAAALITPSELLILDEPTNHIDTDSVAWLEQYLQKRRGALLMVTHDRYFLERVAGVMLELDGGNLYRYEANYSRFLELKADREEREASAEQKRKNLLRTELAWIRRGAKARSTKQKARIDRFEKLKESTGGNSSASMDISVASTRLGRKIIEIQDLTKSLDGRTLIKDLTYIAVPQDRVGIVGKNGSGKSTLLNLIAGRLTPDSGEVQLGTTVKLGYFTQEHQDMDLSMRVIEYVKEEAEIIRTADGSVITAGQMLERFLFPPAMQWTPISKLSGGEKRRLYLLRVLMGAPNVLLLDEPTNDLDIGTLAVLEDYLDEFPGVVFTVSHDRYFLDRTVDKLIAFEDGTIRLHVGDYSEYEEWLAKNVPAGSGNSGKADTASGRSANPAAAQGGGDAPAAAPAREKLKFTFKEQREYEGIDEAIEQAEQQLVDIASQMEAAFADSGKLQELVEKQRQAEAELERLMERWTYLNELAEKIAGK comes from the coding sequence ATGAATATTATGACTGTGGAACATCTCTCTAAGAGCTACGGGGAGAAAATACTATTCCGTGACGCATCCTTCGGGATGGATGACCGGGACAAAATCGGCGTAATTGGCGTGAATGGAACGGGGAAATCCACCTTTCTGAAGATTATCGCCGGGCTGGATACCCCTGATGAAGGAAATATCGCCATCGGCAACGATGTGCGTGTACAATATCTGGCGCAGAATCCGCCTTATGAACCGGGGAACACAGTGCTGCAGCAGGTGTTTGCCGGAGATGATCCGGAGCTCGCCACCATGCGTGAGTATATGGAGGTTATGGCGCTGCTGGAGCAGAACCCGGGAGATACGGGGCTTGAGGGCAGACTGGTCCGGATTGGCCAGGCCATCGATGCCGCCGGAACCTGGCAGCTGGAGAGTGAAGCCAAGACCGTTCTCACCAAACTGGGCATAACCTCGTTTGAGGCCAAGATGGAGAGCCTTTCCGGCGGTCAGCGCAAGCGCGTGGCGCTTGCCGCTGCGCTGATTACTCCTTCAGAGCTGCTGATTCTGGACGAGCCTACCAACCATATTGATACAGATTCCGTAGCCTGGCTGGAGCAGTATTTGCAGAAACGCCGCGGGGCGCTGCTGATGGTAACGCATGACCGTTATTTCCTGGAACGGGTAGCGGGCGTGATGCTGGAGCTGGACGGCGGCAATCTCTACCGCTATGAAGCCAACTATTCCCGCTTCCTGGAGCTGAAAGCCGACCGTGAAGAGCGCGAGGCCTCGGCGGAACAGAAGCGCAAGAATCTGCTGCGCACCGAGCTGGCCTGGATCCGCCGCGGGGCCAAGGCCCGCTCTACGAAGCAGAAGGCGCGGATTGACCGCTTCGAGAAGCTGAAGGAGAGCACAGGCGGCAATTCATCAGCCTCAATGGACATCTCTGTTGCATCAACACGTCTTGGACGCAAAATCATTGAAATCCAGGATCTGACCAAATCGCTGGACGGCCGGACCCTGATTAAGGACCTGACTTATATTGCCGTACCGCAGGACCGGGTCGGCATCGTCGGCAAGAACGGCAGCGGCAAGTCGACGCTGCTGAATCTGATCGCCGGCAGGCTTACGCCGGACAGCGGCGAGGTTCAGCTCGGGACCACAGTGAAGCTGGGGTATTTCACCCAGGAGCATCAGGACATGGATCTCAGCATGAGGGTTATTGAGTATGTGAAGGAAGAAGCGGAAATTATCCGTACTGCGGACGGCAGTGTAATTACAGCCGGACAGATGCTGGAGCGGTTCCTGTTCCCGCCGGCGATGCAGTGGACTCCGATCTCCAAGCTGTCCGGCGGCGAGAAGAGACGCCTGTATCTGCTGCGTGTTCTCATGGGTGCGCCGAATGTACTGCTGCTGGATGAGCCGACGAATGACCTCGATATCGGCACACTGGCAGTGCTGGAGGATTATCTCGACGAATTCCCGGGTGTGGTCTTCACTGTATCGCATGACCGGTACTTCCTGGACCGGACGGTAGATAAGCTGATTGCTTTTGAGGATGGAACCATCCGGCTGCATGTCGGTGATTACAGCGAATACGAGGAATGGCTGGCGAAGAATGTGCCGGCCGGCAGCGGGAATTCCGGTAAGGCGGACACAGCTTCCGGGCGCAGTGCGAATCCTGCAGCTGCGCAGGGCGGAGGCGATGCCCCAGCTGCGGCACCTGCCCGTGAGAAGCTGAAATTCACCTTCAAGGAGCAGCGTGAGTACGAGGGCATCGACGAAGCTATCGAGCAGGCTGAGCAGCAGCTTGTGGACATCGCGTCCCAGATGGAAGCTGCATTCGCCGACTCCGGCAAGCTGCAGGAGCTGGTAGAGAAGCAGCGTCAGGCTGAAGCTGAGCTGGAGCGTTTAATGGAGCGCTGGACGTATCTGAATGAGCTGGCGGAGAAGATTGCCGGGAAGTAA
- a CDS encoding DUF92 domain-containing protein, producing the protein MQWIIGAGGAVLVAGAAFWKQSLSFSGMLAAVMMGTIYFGAGNGFWFGILLLFFISSSLLSKLHHENKAELEATYDKTGRRDAGQVFANGGLGMLLVLLNAIYPQELWGFLFIGVMATVTSDTWATEIGTLAKRPPRSVLTGKVLPAGTSGGVSLPGTLAAAAGGALIGAASWLLQAVSGMEPQAFLLLTLAGLLGGLAGAFADSVLGATVQRMNRCTVCGREVEASQHCGKPTVYARGWRWMNNDAVNAVSSILGGVVALLVSYI; encoded by the coding sequence CTGCAATGGATCATCGGGGCCGGCGGCGCGGTGCTGGTTGCCGGGGCTGCATTCTGGAAGCAATCGCTCAGCTTCTCCGGGATGCTGGCGGCAGTGATGATGGGAACCATCTATTTCGGGGCCGGGAACGGCTTCTGGTTCGGCATTCTGCTGCTGTTCTTCATCTCTTCAAGCCTGCTGTCGAAGCTGCATCATGAGAATAAGGCCGAGCTTGAAGCCACGTATGACAAAACAGGCCGCCGTGATGCCGGGCAGGTGTTCGCCAACGGCGGACTCGGGATGCTGCTGGTGCTGCTGAACGCGATTTATCCGCAGGAGCTGTGGGGATTTCTGTTCATCGGGGTGATGGCTACCGTGACCTCGGATACGTGGGCGACGGAGATCGGCACGCTGGCGAAGCGGCCTCCCCGGTCGGTGCTGACCGGCAAGGTGCTGCCGGCCGGAACCTCAGGCGGCGTATCGCTGCCGGGCACGCTGGCAGCAGCGGCCGGCGGGGCGCTGATCGGCGCAGCCTCCTGGCTGCTGCAGGCGGTCTCGGGCATGGAGCCGCAGGCTTTCCTGCTGCTTACGCTGGCCGGACTGCTCGGCGGGCTGGCAGGGGCTTTTGCCGATTCGGTCCTGGGGGCTACGGTCCAGCGGATGAACCGCTGCACGGTGTGCGGCCGTGAGGTAGAAGCCTCTCAGCACTGCGGTAAGCCTACGGTATATGCCCGGGGCTGGCGGTGGATGAACAATGATGCAGTGAATGCTGTCAGCTCTATTCTTGGCGGCGTGGTGGCGCTGCTGGTCAGCTACATATGA